One genomic region from Xenopus laevis strain J_2021 chromosome 2L, Xenopus_laevis_v10.1, whole genome shotgun sequence encodes:
- the trim25l.L gene encoding E3 ubiquitin/ISG15 ligase TRIM25-like L homeolog isoform X1 yields the protein MAAAADLRDELNCSVCLTIYSDPVMLPCGHNFCQGCIVQVLDTQEATGGVYTCPECRAQYMERPALQRNRTLGNIAERFFCAQPEPDGTGIFCTYCIHSPVPAAKSCLLCEASLCESHVRVHSRSAEHVLTTPTAALEMRKCSVHREPLKYYCYVDSSCICASCCLAGQHKRHRVELLSDASEKKKEKLRKVLLNLPLMIEEAERGGWRLQERRREVQEQAAAETERVVALFVDIRERLEALEQRVLREVARQEEELSLQVSELIQQLELKKEELSRKILQTEELCNMADPLAVLQAGESDRAEDDGGREGSDPKVLTVGDLDKDLISETLHSGLDSIVTVAKGWGVYGKGATHIRLDIDTASNNVAVSEDRRTASWTSANQLRPQTPSRFIGYQVLSNNSFTSGQYFWDMEVSESGSWRVGVAYPSIGRKGNQFWIGNNIKSWCLWRWNNGYSVRHDSHGTDLPHVPSCTRIRISLDYQAGRLSFYELGEPITHLHTFTASFTEPLHAAFWVWKDTLRGHSLVKVIS from the coding sequence ATGGCGGCGGCTGCAGATCTGAGAGACGAGTTGAACTGCTCCGTGTGTCTGACTATTTATTCTGATCCGGTGATGCTGCCGTGTGGGCACAACTTCTGCCAGGGCTGCATTGTGCAGGTGCTGGACACCCAGGAGGCCACTGGGGGGGTCTATACTTGCCCAGAGTGCAGAGCTCAGTATATGGAGCGCCCGGCTCTGCAGCGGAACAGAACTCTGGGGAATATAGCGGAGCGATTCTTTTGTGCTCAGCCCGAGCCGGACGGGACGGGGATCTTCTGCACTTACTGTATTCACTCCCCTGTACCTGCAGCCAAGtcctgtctcctgtgtgaggcttctctgtgtgaGTCCCACGTGCGAGTGCACAGCAGGTCGGCGGAACATGTACTGACTACTCCCACAGCTGCCCTGGAGATGAGGAAATGCTCCGTCCATCGGGAGCCCCTCAAGTATTACTGCTACGTGGATTCCTCTTGTATCTGTGCGTCCTGCTGTCTGGCCGGCCAACACAAGCGCCACAGGGTGGAACTGCTGAGCGACGCCTCcgagaagaagaaggagaaactGAGGAAGGTTCTGCTGAACTTGCCCTTGATGATAGAGGAGGCGGAGCGAGGGGGGTGGAGGCTGCAGGAGCGCAGGAGGGAAGTGCAGGAACAAGCGGCTGCTGAGACTGAGCGAGTCGTCGCATTATTTGTCGACATCAGGGAGCGGCTGGAAGCCCTGGAGCAGCGAGTCCTGAGAGAGGTCGCCCGGCAGGAGGAGGAGCTTTCATTGCAGGTTTCTGAACTGATCCAACAGCTGGAGTTAAAGAAGGAGGAGCTTTCCAGGAAGATTCTTCAGactgaggagctgtgcaacatggcggATCCATTGGCCGTCCTACAGGCAGGGGAATCAGACAGAGCAGAGGATGATGGGGGGAGAGAGGGCAGTGACCCCAAGGTCCTTACTGTGGGGGATCTGGATAAGGATCTGATCTCAGAGACGTTGCACTCTGGCCTAGACAGCATTGTCACGGTGGCCAAGGGATGGGGGGTGTATGGGAAGGGGGCTACACACATACGACTGGATATAGACACCGCTAGTAACAATGTCGCCGTGTCCGAGGACCGGAGAACTGCGTCATGGACATCGGCCAATCAGCTCAGGCCCCAGACGCCTTCCAGATTTATCGGTTACCAAGTTCTCAGCAACAACTCCTTCACCTCGGGGCAATATTTCTGGGACATGGAGGTGAGTGAGTCTGGGAGCTGGAGGGtcggggtggcctatcccagtatcgGGAGGAAAGGGAACCAGTTCTGGATTGGGAATAACATCAAGTCGTGGTGTTTATGGAGGTGGAACAACGGCTACTCGGTCAGACACGACAGTCACGGAACTGATCTGCCCCACGTCCCCTCCTGCACCAGAATCAGAATCTCATTGGACTACcaggccggacgtctgtccttcTATGAACTCGGTGAGCCAATCACACATCTCCACACCTTCACTGCCTCCTTCACTGAGCCCCTCCATGCGGCATTCTGGGTATGGAAGGACACCCTAAGGGGACATTCCCTGGTGAAAGTGATCAGCTAG
- the trim25l.L gene encoding E3 ubiquitin/ISG15 ligase TRIM25-like L homeolog (The RefSeq protein has 2 substitutions compared to this genomic sequence), with the protein MAAAADLRDELNCSVCLTIYSDPVMLPCGHNFCQGCIVQVLDTQEATGGVYTCPECRAQYMERPALQRNRTLGNIAERFFCAQPEPDGTGIFCTYCIHSPVPAAKSCLLCEASLCESHVRVHSRSAEHVLTTPTAALEMRKCSVHREPLKYYCYVDSSCICASCCLAGQHKRHRVELLSDASEKKKEKLRKVLLNLPLMIEEAERGGWRLQERRREVQEQAAAETERVVALFVDIRERLEALEQRVLREVARQEEELSLQVSELIQQLEVKKEELSRKILQTEELCNMADPLAVLQAGESDRAEDDGGREGSDPKVLTVGDLDKDLISETLHSGLDSIVTVAKGWGVYGKGATHIRLDIDTASNNVAVSEDRRTASWTSANQLRPQTPSRFIGYQVLSNNSFTSGQYFWDMEVSESGSWRVGVAYPSIGRKGNQFWIGNNIKSWCLWRWNNGYSVRHDSHGTDLPQVPSCTRIRISLDYQAGRLSFYELGEPITHLHTFTASFTEPLHAAFWVWKDTLRGHSLVKVIS; encoded by the coding sequence ATGGCGGCGGCTGCAGATCTGAGAGACGAGTTGAACTGCTCCGTGTGTCTGACTATTTATTCTGATCCGGTGATGCTGCCGTGTGGGCACAACTTCTGCCAGGGCTGCATTGTGCAGGTGCTGGACACCCAGGAGGCCACTGGGGGGGTCTATACTTGCCCAGAGTGCAGAGCTCAGTATATGGAGCGCCCGGCTCTGCAGCGGAACAGAACTCTGGGGAATATAGCGGAGCGATTCTTTTGTGCTCAGCCCGAGCCGGACGGGACGGGGATCTTCTGCACTTACTGTATTCACTCCCCTGTACCTGCAGCCAAGtcctgtctcctgtgtgaggcttctctgtgtgaGTCCCACGTGCGAGTGCACAGCAGGTCGGCGGAACATGTACTGACTACTCCCACAGCTGCCCTGGAGATGAGGAAATGCTCCGTCCATCGGGAGCCCCTCAAGTATTACTGCTACGTGGATTCCTCTTGTATCTGTGCGTCCTGCTGTCTGGCCGGCCAACACAAGCGCCACAGGGTGGAACTGCTGAGCGACGCCTCcgagaagaagaaggagaaactGAGGAAGGTTCTGCTGAACTTGCCCTTGATGATAGAGGAGGCGGAGCGAGGGGGGTGGAGGCTGCAGGAGCGCAGGAGGGAAGTGCAGGAACAAGCGGCTGCTGAGACTGAGCGAGTCGTCGCATTATTTGTCGACATCAGGGAGCGGCTGGAAGCCCTGGAGCAGCGAGTCCTGAGAGAGGTCGCCCGGCAGGAGGAGGAGCTTTCATTGCAGGTTTCTGAACTGATCCAACAGCTGGAGTTAAAGAAGGAGGAGCTTTCCAGGAAGATTCTTCAGactgaggagctgtgcaacatggcggATCCATTGGCCGTCCTACAGGCAGGGGAATCAGACAGAGCAGAGGATGATGGGGGGAGAGAGGGCAGTGACCCCAAGGTCCTTACTGTGGGGGATCTGGATAAGGATCTGATCTCAGAGACGTTGCACTCTGGCCTAGACAGCATTGTCACGGTGGCCAAGGGATGGGGGGTGTATGGGAAGGGGGCTACACACATACGACTGGATATAGACACCGCTAGTAACAATGTCGCCGTGTCCGAGGACCGGAGAACTGCGTCATGGACATCGGCCAATCAGCTCAGGCCCCAGACGCCTTCCAGATTTATCGGTTACCAAGTTCTCAGCAACAACTCCTTCACCTCGGGGCAATATTTCTGGGACATGGAGGTGAGTGAGTCTGGGAGCTGGAGGGtcggggtggcctatcccagtatcgGGAGGAAAGGGAACCAGTTCTGGATTGGGAATAACATCAAGTCGTGGTGTTTATGGAGGTGGAACAACGGCTACTCGGTCAGACACGACAGTCACGGAACTGATCTGCCCCACGTCCCCTCCTGCACCAGAATCAGAATCTCATTGGACTACcaggccggacgtctgtccttcTATGAACTCGGTGAGCCAATCACACATCTCCACACCTTCACTGCCTCCTTCACTGAGCCCCTCCATGCGGCATTCTGGGTATGGAAGGACACCCTAAGGGGACATTCCCTGGTGAAAGTGATCAGCTAG